The Tenebrio molitor chromosome 7, icTenMoli1.1, whole genome shotgun sequence region CGTCTCCGACCTCAAACCCTTCGGTAACGTCTACTACGAGCGAAGAAAAAAGCGGGCGTTGTCCAGATGGGATATTTACGATCTTCTGGCTCAGTTGTGGCAAATGTAAGATTTATACTTCCGCGAGGTGAAAATGTATTATTCTGGTTTTTCCAGGCGTGGTTTCGAAGGGAAGTCGTGCATATTGAAGACCATCTGTGAGCTGTCGCACAGGCCTGTTGACAAAAATTATGGACTTTTTGATGAATTGATTCACGTTGTTTTTAAGTGAGCGGAAATGGAATGTCGTCGAGTGTGACGCaaattttttctgttttagtCCGAAGAGTACAGGGGAAACGGCACGTCACCACAGTGACAATGAGTATTTTGCGGCTCACAAGTTGGGAAGGAAATCTGGAGATTCGTGCAAATCGAGATTCTACGATtgccaaattaatttagtCGATATGTTTACGatgtgaaaataatttctgCTACCAAAACGacgaaatagtatattatgcaacaagatttataaacggcactTTAGTCACGAGTTTTATTAGGCACGAGCGGAGCAAGTgtgtctagagaagtttataaacgagttgcatactatactttttctatgaccgaataaacaaaacaaataaaacaagcaacttctttattaaacgttaatttaaacataaaattcgaAACTGTTAAACGTCAATTAACAAGTGACAACTAACTTGATTTTGGCTGTCAGCTAACTTTAGCCCGTGGCTAAAAATCCCGTTGCTAACTTTACCTCGTGACTAAAGCGCACAAAGGCACAGCTTGTCAAGGTATATTTAAACATCACTTAGCGTCATAGAAACATGCGATAAATGGCATTTTAAACATGAgattataaaaacaattttttctacaaacaCTAGTAAAAAGTCAATTTTTAACACGGCATACATgagttaaaaattgtttttttttcactagtgttaaaagtaaTGACAAGTCGtttgtcacaatgacgttttgACAGAGCAGCACAGAAAGACCCATGAATACCAGAATAATAAGCTTTAGCTACCTACAATCAACGGACGGTGTTGAAAATAGGCAACACTCCATGACTCAATGCTCTTCTGCGTCCTGCTTTCAATcatatttttaacataacctcattttttaagtgttttaAATGGTGTTTGTACtgtttgtagaaaaaatagtgtatgatactcgtgttaaaagtgattttattttgttcgaagGGTTTCTccactcgctgcgctcgttcCGAAATCTTCCCTGctctcaaaataaaatcttactTTTAACACTTATATCATAAATAACTTTTGTTACTAATTTTTCAGGATTATGTGGCTTCATTCGGTTTTGCttgtgattatttccttcatgtgtttagcaaccaattgggtgacaaatattgaccaatcaaaacgagaaaacaaaaaataacccgataaaatttctctaaaatgcacatgtgcaataatctgataagAAATGTCGGTAGGTacctgatttaaaaaatatatatattttgaataaaaaggattggaaataatgcgtttggtttcattctattcaggaaataatcagccgtatacccctcgtgcaaatttttttatcggaaatgtttttgctaatgaacgaaaacatccataaatgaggtcagaagaccaattattagcaaataagagcacgagacgaagtcgagggcttttatttgataataattggtcttctgaccgaataatttatggatgtttgagttatATGTTATGTTGTGGGATATAATAAGTGATTAAATTAGTGTCACTTCAATGACATTTGCATTTCCTTTCTATACACCtatattgtatttttcttgtaaCTGTTTGTACGCAAACCATTACATCAATATTTATGATACCAgctacacaaaaattaattatgtacttCGAAGAATAGGTAttatttatctttattttacaaaagacgttaataaatttttgtgtaCCTTGTTTTTTGCGGTCTTTTGAATGCTCAAATCAGTAATGAGTAattactaaattaataaatgtttgGCAGGAAATTAGTCCCCGGCgatgaatattaatttaatgaatgTGAATGGCttagtaaaaaatttcaattggttgttttattttattatccagGAAAAACATGATGGGAAAAAGAGAATTAGACTTCAAGAGATATCTCTTGTTGTTTTTGAAGTTACTGTTCCCAGATCTCAAATCATTTACTAATGTTTACTAACAGGAAGAggaaaaacgttcactttttaGGTGAAATATTTACGAGCTTTTAGCTCAGTTGTGGCAaaagatttatattttttatttaggtGAAAATCTATCATTCTGTTTTTCGCGAGGGCGTGGATTCGGCGGTAAATCTTGCATATTGAGAGCTTTGTGAGTTATTGCATAGGCCTGTAGATAAAACTTATGGTCTTTTTGATCAATTGAAACATGCCATTTCAGCGATTCGGGAATgctggaaaaaaaattaaattgacttGCAATTCATTACgcaattttaacaattttcttatttacatCTTGTTGTTTGCTTCAactttttgcaacaaaagCAACAGTAAGTTACTATCATAAGACCAGAAGAAACAAAGAAACTTGTTGTTTATCTTTTAATTAATGCAGGTTGAGGTGTTCTGGGAACAAGGTGGAACAAGATTATTGTCAGAATTGATTTGTCTTCCCTCCTGTGGGTTTAATTGGTTTAGATTCGAGCAAAACTTGTTGATTGATAATAATCACACTTCACTACCATCAGTGCAACAATTAAACTGaactaaatgaaaattatgtaACACTAACtatctaattaattatttctgtaCTGTCAAATTCTCTACACCTGCTCtccatcaaaataaaatttccaaacaaaaaaaaaatctgatttttttaattcattctaatttaatttgtgtattaaaaaaaagagtgtgtgcttgaccgcacgacagaagtgaaaatttcTATGACATTCGTAATTGATACAGGGTATCAGGGTATACAGGGGCATTCACTAGTAATGGACTTAACAACGTCCCGACGCAACCAAATaaacatactcgtatttcTCAAACGAGTAGTtaccaattattttttaatgaatctaAGACtgcttttattaaaacaattttcagttGTCGTTACGTAACATGTatttgcgtttaaataaaaataacctaaaaaaattacatcaaTTTAGATGTCAACTTC contains the following coding sequences:
- the LOC138134886 gene encoding uncharacterized protein, whose translation is MLLDKHFNFALVFFVLYCNSPCAVSHQKLTQLTRAKRTLIWRPGRSRLQIITGFGIPLDLRVETAIIGSIIKGWYTLPQNVSDLKPFGNVYYERRKKRALSRWDIYDLLAQLWQMRGFEGKSCILKTICELSHRPVDKNYGLFDELIHVVFNPKSTGETARHHSDNEYFAAHKLGRKSGDSCKSRFYDCQINLVDMFTM